The sequence CCAAGGCGCGCGTCGTCGCCGCCGACGAGCGCGAGACGACCGGCACGCGCGCCTTGCTCAACCTCGGCCACACGTTCGGTCACGCGCTGGAGGCCGAGACGTGCTTCTCCGACACGCTGCTCCATGGCGAAGCGGTGGCGTGCGGCACGGCGCTGGCGTTCCGCTTTTCCGCCACGCTGGGCCTGTGCGCCGAGGAGGAAGCGGCGCGTGTCGGCTACCACCTCGCCCGCGCCGGCTTGCCGACGACGCTGGCCGAGGCACATGTCGATGCGTCAGGCGCGACGCTCGTCGCCCACATGGCGCACGACAAGAAGATGGAAGGCGGACGCCTCCCCTTCCTGCTCGCGCACGGCATCGGTCGCACCTTCCTGGCGCGCGACGTCGCGCTGGCCGACGTCGCGCGATTCCTCGACGCGGAGCGTTGAACCGTCAGCGGATGAAGAAATTGCCGTCGAGGTCGCTCGCCGCGTCGACGATCTGCGAGCTGTGGAAGGGATAGCGCGCGCCGTGCGTCTTCGGCGTGATCAGGTGGATCGTCACATGCTCGCCGGGTGCCAGCTTCAGATTGTCCATATCGACCACGGCGCGGTCGCGCGGATCGACGCGCGTAGCGGCGAAGAATTCCTTGGCGACCAGATTGTGCGTGCGGTCGGATGGATTGACGACACGCACGATGTACGGCGCGCCGGGATCGAGCACGATCTTACGCGGCGTGAAGCCGTGATTGGTCATCGCGATCTCGACATGGCCGGCCGTCTTCCAGTCGATCGTCTGCGCCATTGCCGGCATGGCCAGCGTCGCCGCACCCAAAGCGAGCATAAGAATCTTCATCGTCTAGGTCGTGAACCCATAAAAGGGTGATCTACGCGGGGCTTTGAAGTTCGATGTTTACGACCCGTGAGGCATCAAACGTAATATCATCCTGCTGGCCGACCCTGACCACTTCCGTTGCCCAAGCGACATGGACATCACGGACGCGACTGCCGTCATCGAGCGTCACGATCACGCGGGTGCTGCCATAAGAGGTCTCTGGCATTTCACGAACTTTGTCGCTGATATGAGCAGGCAGCGTGCGCGATCGGGTGTCCATCCGCAGATCTTACCTCATGAGCTACACCGGAAAAAGCTAGTGCCGGCGGAGCCGCCGACCCGCTTTCACGCCGAGCCAGATTGTGATTCAGCTTCGGCATGAGCCGATATGATCTGACAGACTTCGAGTGGCGAGTGATCGAGCCGCTGCTGCCCAACAAACCGCGAGGCGTGCCGCGCGTAGATGACCGGCGCGTGCTAAATGGCATCTTCTGGGTGCTGCGATCCGGTGCGCCGTGGCGTGACCTGCCCGAGCGCTACGGCCCTCGCACGACTTGCTACAACCGCTTCGTGCGATGGCGGAAGGCGGGCGTGTGGGATCGAATGATGGACGCCATCACCGCCGCACATGACGGCAACATCCAGATGATCGACAGCACCTCCGTTCGCGCCCACCAGCAGGCCGCGACGGCAAAAAGGGGGATCCAGATCATTGTCTCGGTCGCTCACGGGGCGGCCTCACGACCAAAATCCACGCAGTCGTCGACGCGCAAGGGCTCCCAATCCGGCTCGGCCTGACCGCCGGGCAGGCGCATGACAGCCCCGCCGCGTATCACCTGCTCGACCGTCTCGGTCCGCGAACCATCGTACTCGCGGACAAAGCTTATGATGCCGATGGCATCCGCGGCCTTATCGAGGCCCAAGGCGCAGTGCCCAACATCCCGGCCAAATCCAATCGCAAATGGAAACCATGCTTCAGCAAGCAGCTCTATCGCGAGCGCAATCTGGTCGAGCGCTTCTTCAGCAAACTGAAGCACTTCCGGCGCATCGCCACTCGTTACGACAAGCTCGCCGCAAACTTCCTCGCTATGGTTCAGCTCGCTTCAATGCGACTGTGGCTACGCGCTTATGAGTCTACGGCCTAGTCTCCGGATCGTGATCGGTCGGCGGTGCGAACGCACCTGCCGCCAGCACGATCCATCCCGCGATCATCGCCGCACCGCCCAGCGGCGTGACCGCGCCGAGCCACAGCGGGCCGCCCAGCGCCATCGCATAGAGCGTCGCGGCGAACAGCAGCGAGCCGCCGAGCAGCAGCCACGCCGCCAGCGGGCCGCGCGCGATCCGTGCGGCGATCAATGCGGCGACGGCGTGCACCATCTCATATTGCGCGCCGATGCGCAGCCAGTCCGCCGCCTTGCCCGATGCGCCATGCGCGCCGAACGCCCCCGCCATCACCGCCAGCGCGCCCGAGCAGGCGGCGACGCGCAGCAATATGGCACGGCTCACAGCTCGGGCTCACCCAGCGCCAGTGGCGCGCGCGACGCGGCGATCGCCTCGGGCGAGAAGATGCCCTTTTCGGCCTGGACGAGCAGCCGCTCCTTGTCGCGCGCGCGATAGCGACGCTCGATCTTCGCGACCTGATCCTCGGCGACGCCCAGCGTCGCCAGCACCCTGCGGCCCATCACCACCGCGCTCTCGAACAATTCCCGGATCACCATCGCCGTATCGAGCCCGCGATAGCTGATGAGCGTGCGCCGATCATAAGCGCGCACGAAAATCGCGGCCTGACGGAATGCCTTGAGCGCCGTCTCGAGCTCGTCGCGGTCGAGCTGGTCCTTGTCCATCGCGAAGATGATCGCGCGCGCCTCGTCGCCGCCGGCCTGCTGCAGCAATTCCAGCCGCGTGCCGTCGCCGTAGAAGACCTTGACGCCGAACCGCGCCGCGGTGTCGATCATCTCGGCATCGCTGTCGATCACCGTCACCGGAATGTCGGCGGCGAGCAGCATCTGCACGATCGTCTGCCCGAAGCGCCCATAGCCGACGACGATCGCCGCGGCGTGATCGGCATGATCCGGCCCCTCCAGATCCTCGCGCATCGGCGTGATCGCGGCGCGGTTGAAGCGACGCGCGACCATCATCAGGAACGGCGTGGTCGCCATCGACAAGGTCACCACCGCGCCGAGCAGGCTTGCCGCCTGCGGCTGGACGAGTTGCGCCGCTGCCGCCTGGCCGAACAGCACGAAGCCGAACTCGCCGCCCTGGCTGAGCAGCAGGCCGAGCGCGAGCGCCGGTCGCCGCTCGACCCCGAACAGGAGCGCGATCAGGAAGATCAGGAACGCCTTCACCGCCACCACCGCTACCGCGAGGCCGAGCACGAAAATCGGCCGCGCCTCGATCGCATGAAGGTCGAGCTTCATGCCGATCGCGATGAAGAACAGGCCGAGCAGCACGGTGCGGAACGGCTCGACGTCCACCTCCAGCTCGTGCCGGTAGGGCGAATCCGCCAACATCACGCCGGCGACGAACGCACCGAGCGCGGTCGACAGGTGCAGGCTCTCCATCACCGCCGCCGCCGCGACCACGGTGAACAGCCCGGCCGCGACGAACAATTCGCGCTCGCCCATGCCGCCGATCAGGCGGAACAAGGGGTTGAGCAGATAGCGGCCGGCGACCACCAGCCCGACGACGGCGCCGATCGTGTAGAGGCCGAGCAGCCAGCCGGGCGGTGCACCCGGATCGGCCGGCGCGCGGCTCAGTGCGGCGACGATCGTGATGAGCGGCACGATCGACAGATCCTGGAACAGCAAGATCGAGAAAGCGCGCTCGCCGAACGGGGTGTTGAGCCGGCCGGCCGAACGCAGCATCGGCAGCACCTGCGCGGTCGAGGACAATGCCAGCGGCAGGCCCAGCGCCAGCGCCGCCGCCGGCGAGAATCCGACCAGCCATACCACGCCGCCGAGCGCGAGACCGCAGATCACGACCTGGACGAGGCCGAAGCCGAAGATGTCGCGCCGCAGCCGCCACAGCCGGGTGAGGTTGAGTTCCAGCCCGACGATGAACAGCAGCAATGTGATACCGAGATCGGCGATGCCAAGCTTCGATTCGGCGCCGTCGACCAGCCCCAGCGCCTGCGGACCGATAAGCGCACCGGCGACGATATAGCCGAGCGTGGCGCCCAGCCCGAACTTGCGAAACAGCAGCACGCAGCCGAGCGCCGCGCCCAGCATCACCACGCCTGCGCTGAGCAGGGTGCCGGTCATGCGCCTTGCTCCGCCGGGCGGGCGAAGCGGCGTTCGTCGTGATCGTCGCGCATGCGTGCGGCTGTACCGAGCCGACGGCGGAAGGTCGAGCCGCTAGACCGCGCTGCTTTGCTGGCCCGCAACGGCCTCCGCTCGCGCCGCCGCTTCCGTCACCGCCTCGAATGCAAGCCGGATCGAGGCATGGCGCGCGCTGTGGGCGCGCGCGGGCGCGAAGATTTCGAGCCCCGGCCAATCGCCGGGATCGTCGCGCGTGCCGGCGAGGAAGGCGGCGAGCGCATCGCGCGCGGCTTCCAGCTCGGCGCGGTCGCGGCCGATGGCATGCGCGCCCATCAACGCGGCCGAGGCCTGGCCGAGCGCGCAGGCGCGCACCTCCTGCCCCAGCGCCGTCACGCGACCGGCATCGTCCATCGCGACGTCGACGGTGATGCGGCTGCCGCACACCGGCGACCGGCGCTCGGACGAGCCCTGGGCTTCATCGAGGCGCTGGTGATGGGGGATGCTCGTCGCGAGCCGCAGGATAGTCGGATTGTAGAGCGCCGCCGTCATGCGCCTTATCTAGGAAGCCGTGGCGCCCGCGTCAGCCCGCCGGGGCGCTTTCGTTGCCGAAGCCGGACTGCGGCACCGGATCGCCGCGGCGACGGTGGACGAAATCGACCACCGCGCGCCCGCTCGCATTCAGTAACGGATAGGTGCGCGCGGTGCGCAGCCATTGCGGCCGCGCCGAGGTGCCGCCGAATACGGTATCGTAGGCGAGATTGATGCCGAGGAAGAGCACGGTCGCCACCAGCAGCCCCTTGAGACCACCGAAGCCCAGCCCGAGCAGTCGATCCACCGGCCCCAGCACCGACTGACGCGTGCGTCGCCCGAGCGATGCAGCGATCATCTTGCCGAGAAAGAAGGTGACGCCGAACACCAGCAGGAAGGCGAGCACCGCCGCGCCGCCCTCGCTGTGGGTGAAGCCGGTCAGCGCATGCGTGGCCGGCGTGTGAAGCAGCTTCAGCGCGAACATCGCCGCGCCCCATGCGAACAGCGATAATATCTCGGTCACGAAGCCGCGCACCAGGCCGAGCACGGCACCCCCGCCGATCAGGAGCAGAACGAAGATATCGAGCGCGGTCAGCATGGCATGCGTCTAGCTTGCAGCCGGCTTATGGTCGAGCGCGGCAGACGCGGCTTTGTCATAGCGGCGAAGTAACGTCGCCGCATCAGGAGAGGAGCAAGGATCATGCCTCGCACGCCATTGTGTTTTGCCATTCTGGCGACCATCGCCGTCGCCGCGCCCGTCGCCGCGCAAAACAACGTCTGCCCGACCGGTGACCCCGCGCTGCTGCGCATCAGCAAGATCAAGCCGGGCGGCTCGATGGCCGGCCTCGCAAAAGCGGTGGCCGATCACAGCAAATGGTATGCCGATCACGGCTTCACCGCCGATCGCCAGGTGATCGCGCCGGTGCTGGTCCCCGGTCCGCAGGGGCCGCATGTCGCGTCGGATCAGGTGATGACGCTGCACCTTCACGCCCACAACGTGCCGCAGAACCAGCATGACGCTGGCTGGGACGCGTTCGTCGCCGAATATCGGGCCAATTCCGAAGTGGTGAGCGAGATGATGGTCTGCCTGCCGCCGATCAATTGATCGTAGACGCCGCGCCGGGCCACCGTGGCAATCAGCGGCCCAGCAGGTGATCGACCAGCGCGCCTACGGTCGTGAAGCCGTTGAGCGTGAGTGCGCCGCCATCCTCGCGCATCGCAGCGGGCAGCAGCGCGCGGCCGAAGCCGAGCTTGGCCGCTTCCTTCAGCCGCAACGCGCCATGCGCCACGCCGCGCACTTCGCCCGACAGCGCGACCTCGCCGAATGCGACCGCGTCGGCCGACAGCGGCCGCTCCGCCAGCGCCGAGACCAAAGCTGCTGCCACGGCCAGATCGGCACCCGGATCGGCGATGCGATAGCCGCCCGAGACGTTGAGATACACCTCGCAGGTCGAGAAGCTGAGCCCGCAGCGTGCCTCCAGCACCGCGAGGATCATCGCCAGTCGCCCGCTGTCCCAGCCGACCACCGCGCGGCGCGGCGTCGCCCCGCTCGCCAGCCGCACCACCAGCGCCTGGATTTCGACCAGCACCGGCCGCGTTCCCTCCATCGCCGGAAAGACGATCGCCCCGCTGATCGCCTCGCCGCGCTGGGTGAGGAACAAGGCCGAGGGGTTGGCGACCTCCTCCAGGCCCTGCGTCGCCATCGCGAACACGCCGATCTCGTCGGTGCCGCCGAAGCGGTTCTTCACGGCGCGCAGGATGCGATATTGATGGCTGCGTTCGCCCTCGAACGCCATCACGGTATCGACCATATGCTCCAGCACACGCGGGCCGGCGATTGTGCCGTCCTTGGTGACGTGGCCGACCAGTACCAAAGCGGTGCCGCGTTCCTTGGCGTAGCGGATCAGTTCCTGTGCCGAAGCGCGCACCTGGCTGACCGTGCCCGGCGCGCCATCGATCAGGTCGGAATGCATCGTCTGGATCGAATCGATGATGAGCAAGGCCGGCGGCGCACCCGTGTCCAGCGTGGTGAGGATGTCGCGCACCGAGGTGGCGGTGGCAAGCTGGACCGGCGCGTGGCCGAGCCCCATGCGGCGCGCGCGCAGCCGCACCTGATCCGCCGCCTCCTCGCCCGAAATGTAAGCGACGCGGGTGCCCGCGCTCGCCAGTCGCGCGGCAGCCTGCAGCAGCAGGGTCGACTTGCCGATGCCCGGATCGCCGCCGATCAAGGTCGCCGAACCCGCGACCAGCCCGCCGCCCAGCGCGCGATCGAGCTCGGCGATGCCGGTCGCGAGGCGCGGCGGCAGCGCGACGTCCGCATCGAGCCCCGACAGCGTGATCGCGCGGCCGCCCGCGCGCAGATCGTGCTTCGCGGCGAACGGGGTCACCACGCCGCCGGCCTCCTCGACCAAGGTGTTCCACTCGCCGCAATCGACGCATTGCCCCTGCCATTTGCTCGCGACGCTCCCGCAAAGCTGACAGGCATATCGGCGCTGGACGCGTGCCAAGCTGATCCTCCGGCGTTGAACGAAGCAGGAACATAGCCCCGTTGGAGCGACCATACAACCGCCTGCGTAACGGGAGTGCTGGCGCGCGCGCGCGATCCCGCCTAATCAGGCGCGCATGGGCTTCCTGCGTACCCTTTTCTGGATCGCGGTCACCGTGGTGGTGGTGGTGTTCTCGTTCCACAATTGGGTGCCGGTGACGGTCAGTCTGTTCGGTGATCTGAAGGCGGACGTGAAGCTGCCGGTGCTGCTGCTGATCGCCTTCCTCGCCGGGTTCCTGCCGTTGCTGATCTGGCACAAGGCGATGCGCTGGCGCGACCAGCGGCGCAGCCCGGCTGCCGTTCCGCTTTCGATCGAGCCGGTACCGCCGGCCATCTACAATCCGGTGGATACGACCGCCGAACCCGGCATCACGCCGGCGCGGGCCGACTGATGACGAGCCGGGTCTATGTGGCGATCGACACGCCCGATCTTGCGCGCGCGGTGGCGCTCGCCGGGCGCGTGCGCGATCATGTCGGCGGGCTCAAGCTCGGGCTCGAATTCTTCTGTGCGCATGGACATCACGGCGTGCGCGAGATGGCGGCGCTTGGCCTGCCGATCTTTCTCGATCTTAAGCTGCACGACATCCCGAACACCGTCGCGAGCGCGGTGCAGACGCTGCACCATCTCGCCCCGTCGATCCTGACCGTCCACGCCTCGGGCGGCCGCGCCATGCTCGAGGATGCGAAAGCGGCCGCGCCGCCGAGCACCCGCGTGGTGGGCGTAACGGTGCTGACCAGTCTCGACGGCAGCGATCTCGCCGCCACTGGCATCACCGGCGATACGCACGCGCAGGTCGAGCGGCTGACCGATCTGTGCGCCGAGGCGGGGCTCGACGGCATCGTCTGTTCGGGGTTCGAGGTGGCGGCGGCGCGGCGGCGCTGGCGCGACGGCTTCTTCGTGGTGCCGGGCGTGCGCCCCGTCGATGCGGGCACGGCCGACCAGAAACGCGTGATGACGCCGCGCCAGGCGCTCGACAATGGCGCCTCGATCCTCGTGATCGGCCGCCCCATCACCAAGGCGGCCGATCCCGATGCCGCCGCACGCGCGATCGCGGCGACGCTTTAAGGCAGGCGCCTCAGGCGGCGCTGCCGGCGATTCCGTCCAGCTCGCGCATCACCTCGGGCGACAAGTCGATCTCCGCCGCCGCGAGATTTTCGTGCAGGTGCGCGCGCGACGAAGTGCCGGGGATCAGCAGGATGTTCGGCGCGCGCCGCAACAGCCACGCGAGCGCGACCTGCATCGGCGTCGCACCCAGCCGCTCGGCCACTGCCGACAAAGTGCCCGACTGGAGCGGGGTGAAGCCGCCGAGTGGAAAAAACGGCACATAGGCGATGCCGTCGCGCGCCAATTCGTCGATCAGCGCATCATCCTCGCGATGGGCCAAATTATACTGGTTCTGCACGCACACGATCTCGGCGATGCGCCGCCCTTCGGCGATCTGGGTCGGCGTGACGTTGCTGAGCCCGATATGGCGGACGAGGCCCTGCTGCTGGAGTTCCGCCAGCACGGTCAGCGGTGCCTCGAGCGATCCCTCCGCCGGCCCGTGAATACCGAACATCAGCCGCAGGTTGACCACCGCCAGCTGGTCGAGCCCGAGATTGCGGAGATTGTCGTGCACCGCGCCGATCAGGTCGTCGCGCGAGAAGGCCGGGTTCCACGATTTGTCCGGGCCGCGATTCGCGCCGATCTTGGTGACGATCGTCAGATCGTCGCCATAGGGCGCCAGCGCCTCGCGGATGATCTCGTTGACGACGTGCGGGCCATAGAAATCGCTGGTGTCGATGTGATCGACGCCGCTTTCCACCGCGGCGCGAAGCACCGCCAGCGCCTCGCTGCGATCCTTCGGCGGACCGAATACGCCGGGGCCAGCAAGCTGCATCGCGCCATAGCCGAGTCGTTTCACCGCGCGGTCGCCGAGGTTGAACGTGCCGGCCTGATCGAGATTGGACATCGGAAACTCCTGTTGAGTGCCGGCCGCAAATGGGTGTTGAGCGCCTGTTGGATAACGGGGCATGATCTGCACGGGTTGTACGGAATATTGCACAATGGCCGAATTGAGCGATCTCGATGCCTTCGTCGCCGTGGCCCGTGCGCGAGGCTTCCGCGACGCCGCGCGGACCGGCGACGCGAGCGCATCGGCATTGAGCGATGCCGTGCGCCGGCTCGAGACGCGGCTGGGCGTCCGCCTGCTCCACCGCACCACCCGCAGCGTGACGCCGACCGAGGCAGGCGCGCGTCTGCTCGAACGGCTCGGGCCCGCGCTCGCCGAAGTGGACGCGGCGCTGGAGGTCGTGAACGGCTTTCGCGATCGGCCGGCAGGCACGCTCCGCCTCAACGTGCCTGTCAGCGCCGCGCGGCTCGTGCTGCCCGCGATCGTGCCCCCCTTCCTCGCCACCTATCCCGACATCAAGCTGGAGGTGATCGTCGACGACAGCTTCGTCGACATGATCGAGGCGGGGTGCGACGCTGGCATTCGCTATGACGAACGGCTGGAGCAGGACATGATCGCGGTGCCGATCGGCCCGCGCGTCCAATGTTTCGCCACCGCTGCAGCCCCCGGCTACCTCGCCGCGCGCGGCACGCCGCAGCATCCGCGCGATCTGCTCGACCACGCCTGCATCCTCGGTCGCTTCACCAGCGGCGCGCTGACGAGCCCGTGGGAATATGAGCGCGCGGGCGAGATCGTGCGGGTCGAGCCGAGTGGGCAGTTGATCGTGCGGATCGGCGGCGCGGCCGATCTGGTGGTCGATGCCGCCATCGCCGGGACCGGCATCGTTCACCTGTTCGAGGATTGGCTGCGGCCGCATCTCGAAAGCGGGGCGCTGATGCCGGTCTTGAAGGAGTGGTGGCAGCCCTTTTCGGGCCCGTTCCTCTATTATCCCGGGCGCCGTCTGGTGCCGCCGCCGCTCCGTGCCTTCCTCGACTTCATCAGACAGCCGAACGCAGGCGTGCGCCAAGACCATCCGTCGGAGATATAGGCATATTCTTGACTCGCAGCGGGCGAGTATTTCAACTAATGTTACCTCGTTGCTGCAGGAGGCGGAACACGGGGGTGCCCGCCTGCCAGCGATGGGGGGATGCATGGCCGGATCGATCGCGGTGCGCGCGGGCTATATGGCGCTGGCAATGGGGGCGAGGCTGCCGCGCAGCCGACGCCTGCAGGACGTCCATCAGCAATCCCGCACGATCGACGAGATCAAGCGCCACGGGATCGACGTCGTGCTGGATGTCGGCGCCAATCGCGGCTTCTACGCTCGCCATCTGCGCATGCTCGGCTATCGCGGCACGATCCTGTCGTTCGAGCCCGACGCAGCCACCTTCGCCCATCTGGAGGCGCAGACAACGGGCGATCCCGGCTGGCGCGGCTTCAACTGCGCTTTGGGCGAAGCGGCCGGCACGATCGTCTTCAACGTGATCCGCACCGGGCCGGAGACAGTGCTGAGCTCGGCCCTCACCTTCCTCCACGGTGCGCCATCGGCGGTGACCGAGGTGCCGGTGCGGACGGTGGCGGAGGTGCTGGATGCCGAGGGGATCGGCAGCGACGCGCGCATCTTCCTGAAGATGGACACGCAAGGCTATGATCTGCGCGTGTTCGCCGGGGCGAGCAATCATCCGGGGATCCGCCTGCTCCAGTCGGAGCTGTCGGTCGAGCCGCTCTATGTCGGTATGCCGCATTATACCGATGCGCTCGCCTGCTATGAGGATGCGGGGTTCGAGCTGCTCGACCTGTTCGTCGTCAGCCGCACCGAGCGCGGCAGCATCCTCGAATATGATGCGCTGATGACGCGCCGCGCCTGACCGACGGGCTCGATTGCGCGGCGGGAGGGCGTCGGGCATAGGCCGGCGATGATCCCGCACGACGCCCCGTTCGTCCTCATCGACGATCAGGGCGCGGGCGGCCGGCAGACGCTGTTTCGTGATCCGGTGGCGATCATCACCGTGCATCGCAGCGACGAAATCGGGCCTGCTTTGCAGCGAATCCGCGCC is a genomic window of Sphingomonas nostoxanthinifaciens containing:
- a CDS encoding cupredoxin domain-containing protein, whose translation is MKILMLALGAATLAMPAMAQTIDWKTAGHVEIAMTNHGFTPRKIVLDPGAPYIVRVVNPSDRTHNLVAKEFFAATRVDPRDRAVVDMDNLKLAPGEHVTIHLITPKTHGARYPFHSSQIVDAASDLDGNFFIR
- a CDS encoding IS5 family transposase (programmed frameshift), giving the protein MSRYDLTDFEWRVIEPLLPNKPRGVPRVDDRRVLNGIFWVLRSGAPWRDLPERYGPRTTCYNRFVRWRKAGVWDRMMDAITAAHDGNIQMIDSTSVRAHQQAATGKKGDPDHCLGRSRGGLTTKIHAVVDAQGLPIRLGLTAGQAHDSPAAYHLLDRLGPRTIVLADKAYDADGIRGLIEAQGAVPNIPAKSNRKWKPCFSKQLYRERNLVERFFSKLKHFRRIATRYDKLAANFLAMVQLASMRLWLRAYESTA
- a CDS encoding DUF423 domain-containing protein → MAGAFGAHGASGKAADWLRIGAQYEMVHAVAALIAARIARGPLAAWLLLGGSLLFAATLYAMALGGPLWLGAVTPLGGAAMIAGWIVLAAGAFAPPTDHDPETRP
- a CDS encoding cation:proton antiporter domain-containing protein yields the protein MTGTLLSAGVVMLGAALGCVLLFRKFGLGATLGYIVAGALIGPQALGLVDGAESKLGIADLGITLLLFIVGLELNLTRLWRLRRDIFGFGLVQVVICGLALGGVVWLVGFSPAAALALGLPLALSSTAQVLPMLRSAGRLNTPFGERAFSILLFQDLSIVPLITIVAALSRAPADPGAPPGWLLGLYTIGAVVGLVVAGRYLLNPLFRLIGGMGERELFVAAGLFTVVAAAAVMESLHLSTALGAFVAGVMLADSPYRHELEVDVEPFRTVLLGLFFIAIGMKLDLHAIEARPIFVLGLAVAVVAVKAFLIFLIALLFGVERRPALALGLLLSQGGEFGFVLFGQAAAAQLVQPQAASLLGAVVTLSMATTPFLMMVARRFNRAAITPMREDLEGPDHADHAAAIVVGYGRFGQTIVQMLLAADIPVTVIDSDAEMIDTAARFGVKVFYGDGTRLELLQQAGGDEARAIIFAMDKDQLDRDELETALKAFRQAAIFVRAYDRRTLISYRGLDTAMVIRELFESAVVMGRRVLATLGVAEDQVAKIERRYRARDKERLLVQAEKGIFSPEAIAASRAPLALGEPEL
- a CDS encoding iron-sulfur cluster assembly scaffold protein, with product MTAALYNPTILRLATSIPHHQRLDEAQGSSERRSPVCGSRITVDVAMDDAGRVTALGQEVRACALGQASAALMGAHAIGRDRAELEAARDALAAFLAGTRDDPGDWPGLEIFAPARAHSARHASIRLAFEAVTEAAARAEAVAGQQSSAV
- a CDS encoding CvpA family protein; translated protein: MTALDIFVLLLIGGGAVLGLVRGFVTEILSLFAWGAAMFALKLLHTPATHALTGFTHSEGGAAVLAFLLVFGVTFFLGKMIAASLGRRTRQSVLGPVDRLLGLGFGGLKGLLVATVLFLGINLAYDTVFGGTSARPQWLRTARTYPLLNASGRAVVDFVHRRRGDPVPQSGFGNESAPAG
- the radA gene encoding DNA repair protein RadA codes for the protein MARVQRRYACQLCGSVASKWQGQCVDCGEWNTLVEEAGGVVTPFAAKHDLRAGGRAITLSGLDADVALPPRLATGIAELDRALGGGLVAGSATLIGGDPGIGKSTLLLQAAARLASAGTRVAYISGEEAADQVRLRARRMGLGHAPVQLATATSVRDILTTLDTGAPPALLIIDSIQTMHSDLIDGAPGTVSQVRASAQELIRYAKERGTALVLVGHVTKDGTIAGPRVLEHMVDTVMAFEGERSHQYRILRAVKNRFGGTDEIGVFAMATQGLEEVANPSALFLTQRGEAISGAIVFPAMEGTRPVLVEIQALVVRLASGATPRRAVVGWDSGRLAMILAVLEARCGLSFSTCEVYLNVSGGYRIADPGADLAVAAALVSALAERPLSADAVAFGEVALSGEVRGVAHGALRLKEAAKLGFGRALLPAAMREDGGALTLNGFTTVGALVDHLLGR
- the pyrF gene encoding orotidine-5'-phosphate decarboxylase, with product MTSRVYVAIDTPDLARAVALAGRVRDHVGGLKLGLEFFCAHGHHGVREMAALGLPIFLDLKLHDIPNTVASAVQTLHHLAPSILTVHASGGRAMLEDAKAAAPPSTRVVGVTVLTSLDGSDLAATGITGDTHAQVERLTDLCAEAGLDGIVCSGFEVAAARRRWRDGFFVVPGVRPVDAGTADQKRVMTPRQALDNGASILVIGRPITKAADPDAAARAIAATL
- a CDS encoding aldo/keto reductase family oxidoreductase encodes the protein MSNLDQAGTFNLGDRAVKRLGYGAMQLAGPGVFGPPKDRSEALAVLRAAVESGVDHIDTSDFYGPHVVNEIIREALAPYGDDLTIVTKIGANRGPDKSWNPAFSRDDLIGAVHDNLRNLGLDQLAVVNLRLMFGIHGPAEGSLEAPLTVLAELQQQGLVRHIGLSNVTPTQIAEGRRIAEIVCVQNQYNLAHREDDALIDELARDGIAYVPFFPLGGFTPLQSGTLSAVAERLGATPMQVALAWLLRRAPNILLIPGTSSRAHLHENLAAAEIDLSPEVMRELDGIAGSAA
- a CDS encoding LysR family transcriptional regulator; the encoded protein is MAELSDLDAFVAVARARGFRDAARTGDASASALSDAVRRLETRLGVRLLHRTTRSVTPTEAGARLLERLGPALAEVDAALEVVNGFRDRPAGTLRLNVPVSAARLVLPAIVPPFLATYPDIKLEVIVDDSFVDMIEAGCDAGIRYDERLEQDMIAVPIGPRVQCFATAAAPGYLAARGTPQHPRDLLDHACILGRFTSGALTSPWEYERAGEIVRVEPSGQLIVRIGGAADLVVDAAIAGTGIVHLFEDWLRPHLESGALMPVLKEWWQPFSGPFLYYPGRRLVPPPLRAFLDFIRQPNAGVRQDHPSEI
- a CDS encoding FkbM family methyltransferase gives rise to the protein MAGSIAVRAGYMALAMGARLPRSRRLQDVHQQSRTIDEIKRHGIDVVLDVGANRGFYARHLRMLGYRGTILSFEPDAATFAHLEAQTTGDPGWRGFNCALGEAAGTIVFNVIRTGPETVLSSALTFLHGAPSAVTEVPVRTVAEVLDAEGIGSDARIFLKMDTQGYDLRVFAGASNHPGIRLLQSELSVEPLYVGMPHYTDALACYEDAGFELLDLFVVSRTERGSILEYDALMTRRA